Proteins encoded in a region of the Quercus lobata isolate SW786 chromosome 8, ValleyOak3.0 Primary Assembly, whole genome shotgun sequence genome:
- the LOC115954620 gene encoding frataxin, mitochondrial: MASRLRFFQRLPKLLKLNSSSSQSIRRFRFLLLGTSGPLTLSEKIAHRFPASRTFSSNLVQDSQGPAAIDYSSVLQEDEFHTLANSTIHHFLEKLEEYGDNVEIDGFDVDYGNEVLTLKLGDLGTYVLNKQTPNRQLWLSSPVSGPSRFDWDWNAQTWVYRRTKADLLKILESELEQLCGEPINLS; this comes from the exons ATGGCTTCCAGGTTGCGTTTCTTCCAAAGGCTCCCAAAGCTTCTAAAGCtgaattcttcttcttctcaatcgATTCGTAGATTCCGTTTTCTGCTTCTAGGAACTTCGGGACCTCTCACTCTTTCCGAGAAGATCGCTCATCGGTTTCCTGCTTCTAGAACCTTCTCTTCGAATCTCGTCCAAGATTCTCAAGGCCCCGCCGCCATTGATTACAG TTCTGTACTGCAGGAGGATGAGTTTCACACGCTAGCCAATTCCACAATACATCACTTCCTAGAGAAACTCGAG GAATACGGTGATAATGTTGAAATCGATGGCTTTGACGTAGACTATGGG AATGAGGTGTTGACCTTAAAACTTGGTGATCTGGGTACCTATGTTTTGAACAAACAAACACCAAATAGACAGCTTTGGCTATCTTCCCCAGTGAG TGGTCCATCCAGGTTTGATTGGGATTGGAATGCTCAAACTTGGGTTTATAGGCGGACGAAAGCGGATTTgctgaaaattttagaaagtgAGTTGGAGCAACTGTGTGGTGAGCCCATTAATCTTTCTTAA